One window from the genome of Vidua chalybeata isolate OUT-0048 chromosome 3, bVidCha1 merged haplotype, whole genome shotgun sequence encodes:
- the PAQR8 gene encoding membrane progestin receptor beta, with amino-acid sequence MTAILERLSTLSLSGQHLSRLPRLLEDGLPKMPCTVKECEVPQLFREPYIHSGYRPTGQDWRYYFLSLFQKHNEVVNVWTHLLAALAVLLRFKTFVEAEQLPVDAWSLPLLIFVLSSVTYLTCSLLAHLLQSKSELYHYTFYFVDYVGVSIYQYGSALAHFYYSSDQAWYDKFWLFFLPAAAFCGWLSCAGCCYAKYRYRRPYPIMRKMCQVIPAGLAFILDISPVAHRVVVCHLGGCEEDAAWYHTYQILFFLISAYFFSCPVPEKYFPGSCDIVGHAHQIFHTFLAICTLSQLEAILLDYKNRQEIFLKRHGPFTVYLSCISFFGLVACSAITAYILRCRIKASLAKKDS; translated from the coding sequence ATGACAGCCATCCTGGAGCGGCTCAGCACGCTGTCCCTCAGCGGGCAGCACCTCAGCCGGCTGCCCCGGCTGCTGGAGGACGGCCTCCCCAAGATGCCCTGCACGGTGAAGGAGTGCGAGGTGCCGCAGCTCTTCCGCGAGCCCTACATCCACAGCGGGTACCGCCCCACCGGCCAGGACTGGCGCTACTACTTCCTCAGCCTCTTCCAGAAGCACAACGAGGTGGTCAACGTGTGGACTCATCTCCTGGCGGCACTGGCCGTGCTGCTGAGGTTCAAGACGTTTGTGGAGGCCGAGCAGTTGCCTGTGGATGCGTGGTCCTTGCCATTGCTCATCTTTGTCCTCTCCTCTGTCACCTACCTGACCTGCAGCCTCTTGGCACACCTGCTGCAGTCCAAGTCAGAGCTGTACCACTACACCTTCTACTTTGTAGACTATGTTGGAGTCAGCATCTACCAGTACGGCAGTGCCCTGGCTCATTTCTACTACAGCTCTGACCAAGCTTGGTACGACAAGTTCTGGCTTTtcttcctgccagcagcagctttctgcGGCTGGTTGTCCTGTGCCGGCTGCTGCTACGCCAAATACCGGTACCGACGGCCTTACCCAATCATGAGGAAGATGTGCCAGGtgatcccagcagggctggctttCATCCTGGATATCAGTCCCGTGGCTCACCGCGTGGTTGTGTGTCACCTGGGGGGCTGTGAGGAGGATGCTGCTTGGTACCACACATACCAGATACTGTTTTTCCTTATCAGtgcttatttcttttcctgccctgtccctgagAAATACTTCCCTGGCTCCTGTGATATTGTTGGCCATGCCCATCAGATCTTCCACACCTTCCTGGCCATCTGCACCCTGTCACAGCTGGAGGCCATTCTTTTGGATTATAAGAACAGGCAGGAGATTTTCCTGAAGAGACACGGGCCTTTTACTGTTTATCTCTCCTGCATCTCTTTTTTTGGCTTGGTGGCCTGCAGTGCCATCACAGCTTACATCCTGCGATGCAGGATCAAGGCCAGCCTGGCTAAAAAGGACTCCTGA